Proteins encoded by one window of Mustela erminea isolate mMusErm1 chromosome 5, mMusErm1.Pri, whole genome shotgun sequence:
- the CFAP161 gene encoding cilia- and flagella-associated protein 161, with amino-acid sequence MAQNLYGPGVRMGNWNEDIYLEEERMKDFLEKREKGQLLIQRNRRLKENLLRPMQLSITEDGYLRCGYKVMLVNPDYPETEADLVLGGDLSLCMTLDEIKSPPSDQLEVPCGLSAAQTKIPVGRNTFIILSADRNAMGQVLRYGQNFCLATTGGFEDRMLYLSSDHRTLLRSSKRSWLQEVYLTDEASYLNCWQAAFLDPQFRLEYEGSPVPANAKIILNHSQTNRGLAAHRHLFLSGRFGKEVEVAAHTHLDSHRVEKPKNHWMLVTGNPRRDSSTMLDVPKPPVKDARAPEQDSQAPGQGADPGGQ; translated from the exons ATGGCGCAGAACCTGTACGGTCCGGGAGTGCGAATGGGCAACTGGAACGAGGACATCTACCTGGAGGAG GAGCGCATGAAGGACTtcttggagaagagagaaaagggacagCTTCTCATACAGAGAAATAGGAGACTCAAAGAGAATCTTTTGAGACCG ATGCAGCTTTCCATCACGGAGGACGGGTACCTTCGCTGTGGCTACAAAGTGATGCTTGTGAATCCAGATTACCCTGAGACGGAAGCTGATTTGGTTTTGGGCGGGGACCTGAGCCTCTGCATGACTCTGGATGAAATTAAATCGCCCCCGAGTGACCAGTTAGAGGTGCCCTGTGGGCTGAGCGCAGCTCAAACCAAGATCCCCGTTGGCAGAAACACTTTCATCATTTTGAG TGCAGACAGAAACGCCATGGGCCAGGTCCTTAGATACGGACAGAACTTCTGCCTCGCGACGACGGGCGGATTTGAAGACAGAATG CTGTATTTATCCAGTGACCACAGGACCCTGCTGAGGTCGTCGAAGAGGTCTTGGCTCCAGGAGGTGTATCTGACCGATGAGGCCTCCTACCTGAACTGCTGGCAGGCCGCCTTCCTGGACCCCCAGTTCCGCCTGGAGTACGAAGGCTCCCCCGTGCCG GCAAATGCAAAAATTATCCTCAATCACTCCCAAACGAACCGGGGGCTGGCAGCCCACAGACACCTGTTCTTAAG CGGCCGTTTCGGAAAGGAAGTGGAAGTGGCCGCTCACACACACTTGGATTCGCACCGAGTTGAGAAGCCGAAAAACCACTGGATGCTGGTGACTGGGAACCCCCGGAGAGACTCGTCCACCATGCTGGATGTGCCCAAGCCACCGGTGAAGGACGCCCGAGCCCCGGAGCAGGACTCCCAAGCCCCGGGACAGGGCGCGGACCCCGGGGGGCAGTGA